A window of the Nocardia sp. NBC_01329 genome harbors these coding sequences:
- a CDS encoding NUDIX hydrolase translates to MRGDGDGWSISPGGVRHWGLFGAAGLLLRAPLGTGGSAVLLQHRALWSHQGGTWALPGGARDSDETAVHAAVREADEEAGINAADIRVRAERLTAAAPSGWTYTTVIADAGKPLPVRPNMESVELAWVPEDEVDQRPLHAGFADAWPGLRATFARMDTDECTPSEAAELVATLPRTVDLGEEFVWLHAEPGGPGERAVLLNPPYPPENPEPSGSPNPVGGVGDPGAGRGGAASADARVLGIPRSAVLGSGD, encoded by the coding sequence ATGCGTGGTGATGGTGACGGGTGGTCGATAAGCCCGGGTGGTGTGCGGCACTGGGGCCTGTTCGGTGCGGCTGGATTGCTGCTACGCGCCCCGCTCGGTACCGGTGGTTCGGCGGTGTTGCTACAGCATCGCGCCCTATGGAGCCATCAGGGCGGCACCTGGGCGCTGCCGGGCGGTGCGCGCGACAGCGACGAGACGGCGGTGCACGCGGCGGTCCGGGAAGCCGACGAGGAGGCCGGGATCAACGCCGCCGATATCCGGGTGCGCGCCGAACGGCTCACCGCCGCCGCCCCGAGCGGCTGGACCTACACCACCGTGATCGCCGATGCCGGTAAACCGCTGCCGGTACGCCCGAACATGGAGAGCGTGGAACTGGCCTGGGTTCCCGAGGACGAGGTGGATCAGCGTCCACTGCATGCCGGTTTCGCGGACGCCTGGCCCGGCCTGCGGGCCACCTTCGCCCGGATGGACACCGATGAGTGCACACCGTCCGAAGCGGCGGAGTTGGTCGCGACCCTGCCGCGCACGGTCGACCTGGGTGAGGAATTCGTCTGGTTGCACGCCGAACCGGGCGGCCCGGGTGAGCGCGCGGTGCTGTTGAACCCCCCATACCCTCCGGAGAATCCGGAGCCGAGCGGTTCCCCGAATCCGGTGGGCGGGGTGGGCGATCCGGGAGCGGGGCGCGGCGGAGCCGCCTCGGCGGATGCCCGGGTGCTGGGAATTCCGCGCAGCGCGGTGCTGGGATCCGGGGACTGA
- a CDS encoding RibD family protein encodes MDFVADEARRAGRPYVLLSVAMSVDGYIDDTEPERLLLSNDADFDRVDGVRAWSDAILVGAETVRRDDPRLIVRDESRRAERVAAGRTEYPRKVTVTASGDLDPEARFWRYGTAEHAPLVYTSEAGARRLRDRLSEPAEIVVLGPDLEFGPLLDDLGARGIGRLMVEGGGRIHTAFLAGALADELRLAIGPALVGDPAAPRFLHAARFPGGSVHRMRLVDIDRLGDVAVLRYRL; translated from the coding sequence ATGGATTTCGTCGCCGACGAAGCCCGGCGCGCGGGCCGCCCGTATGTACTGCTGTCGGTCGCGATGAGTGTCGACGGCTATATCGACGATACGGAGCCCGAACGTCTGCTGCTGTCCAACGACGCCGATTTCGACCGCGTGGACGGGGTCCGGGCCTGGTCGGACGCCATCCTCGTCGGGGCCGAGACCGTCCGGCGCGACGATCCACGGCTGATCGTGCGGGACGAGTCGCGTCGCGCGGAGCGGGTCGCCGCGGGCCGGACGGAGTACCCCCGGAAGGTGACGGTCACCGCGAGCGGCGATCTGGATCCCGAGGCGCGTTTCTGGCGCTACGGCACCGCGGAACACGCACCGCTCGTGTACACGAGCGAGGCCGGTGCGCGTCGGTTACGTGACCGTCTGTCCGAACCGGCCGAGATCGTGGTACTCGGCCCGGACCTGGAATTCGGGCCGTTGCTCGATGATCTCGGTGCCCGGGGTATCGGGCGGCTGATGGTGGAGGGCGGTGGCCGGATCCATACCGCCTTCCTGGCCGGTGCCCTGGCCGACGAGCTCCGACTCGCCATCGGGCCTGCTCTCGTGGGCGACCCGGCCGCACCGCGTTTTCTGCACGCCGCCCGGTTCCCGGGTGGCTCCGTCCACCGGATGCGACTGGTCGATATCGACCGGCTCGGTGATGTGGCAGTGTTGCGGTATCGACTCTAG
- a CDS encoding deaminase: MPALDHHYWMNRAIDLSRRSPQAPGAFSVGAVIVADGVEIATGYSRESDPKVHAEESALDKLSADDPRLRQATLYSTLEPCSERATKTRLPCTDRVLAAGIPMVVIAWREPSTFVENCVGVEKLRERGVRVLELPDLADAAMAVNRHLDL, encoded by the coding sequence GTGCCCGCACTCGATCACCACTACTGGATGAACCGGGCGATCGATCTCTCCCGGCGGAGTCCGCAGGCACCCGGTGCTTTCTCGGTGGGCGCGGTGATCGTCGCCGACGGTGTCGAGATCGCCACCGGTTACTCTCGGGAATCCGATCCGAAGGTGCACGCCGAGGAATCCGCGCTGGACAAACTGAGTGCGGACGATCCACGGCTGCGGCAAGCCACCCTCTACAGCACCCTGGAGCCCTGTTCGGAGCGGGCGACCAAGACGCGGCTGCCGTGTACCGACCGGGTGCTCGCCGCCGGGATCCCGATGGTGGTGATCGCGTGGCGGGAGCCGTCCACCTTCGTCGAGAACTGTGTGGGGGTGGAGAAGTTGCGCGAGCGAGGTGTCCGCGTACTCGAACTTCCCGACCTGGCCGATGCCGCCATGGCGGTGAACCGGCATCTCGACCTGTAG